From the Campylobacter volucris genome, the window GTGGTAATTTTTTCATATTTTGGGATAGAAGTTTGCAAATTTACACTCATTTCTTTATAAAATTTGATAAATAAATTATCCACTTCTAAAACACTAGCTGAAGTATTTTCATTGATTTGAGTAGGAACAGCGCTATAAACTTGTTTAAAAGTGTCAAATCCTGCTTGAGATTTGATTGGATAATTAATTGTAATAGCATCATCAAATTTAGTAGAGCTATTAATAGAAGTAGTATTTCCGTCTAAGTTTGCTAGGGTGTTTTGCGCTTCAAGTATTAGCATAAAAGAAGATTCAACATTTTCTCCACCAAGACCTGAACTTCTTAAAACCTTATCTTCATATAAACTTGCGTTTATAATCATCGTAAAAGTATAATCAGCACCATCTTGGACTATTTGATAACCTTTGTTTTCTAAGATGGTTTTTACATCTTTTATAAGTTGATCTTTTAGTAGTTGCAAACTTTTGTCTATTCTTTGATTAAGAGTTGATTGTTCAAAATAAGAACTATAAAAAGTATTTTTTGAAATTTGAGCTTCTAAAATTTTTATTTTTGGCCCATCGACATTAGTTGTAGTATTATGCTCTTGAATTTGGGTTTTAAAACTAGGCATAGAAATATGATAAGTTTTTTGATTATCAGCACAAGCTATGAAAGATAGTATTGTTATTAAAAATATTAATATTTTTTTCATACATAAACCTTAAAAATTAATTTTTATAATTATAACAATTTTTTGATATATTATGACTTTTATATAAAGGTGTATTATGGAGTATTGGCAAAATATTTATGCAAATTTTGATGTAGTTGCTTTTGAGCTTTTTGGTTTAAAAGTTCATTGGTATGGCATAATGTATGTTTTGGCTTTATTGGTTGCATTGTTAATAGCAAAGTATTTTGCAAAAAAAGATAAGATGGGAATTTCAAATTCCATGCTTGATAGTTATTTTATATGGGTTGAAATCGGAGTGATTTTAGGAGCAAGATTAGGGTATATTTTAATTTATGATGCAAATACTTTATGGTATTTGGCAAATCCTTGGCAAATTTTTAATCCTTTTTATAATGGTGAATTTGTCGGTATTAGAGGTATGAGTTATCATGGTGCTGTAGTGGGATTTTTAATCGCAACTTATGCTTTTTGCAAAAAAAATAAGCAAAATATGTGGAAATATCTTGATTTAGTAGCTATTAGCGTTCCTTTAGGATATGTTTTTGGTAGGATAGGAAATTTTTTAAATCAAGAATTGTTTGGAAGAGCTACAGATGTGCCTTGGGGTATTTATGTAGATGGAGTATTGCGTCACCCTTCACAACTTTATGAAGCATTATTAGAAGGAGTGGTGGTTTTTGGAGTTTTATTTTTTGTTAGAAAATTTAAAAAATATGATGGTCAATTGATAGTTTATTATACTATGCTTTATGCTGTGGCTAGATTTATTTGTGAAGCATTTAGAGAGCCTGATTTTGGTTTAGGCTATGTATTTATAGGACTTAGTATGGGTCAGATATTAAGCATTATAATGTTTTTATTAGGACTATTTTTATCTTTTTATTTAAAAAATATTAAAAAAATTTTTTAATTTTTTATTTTTTTAAGAAAAAAAGTTTTATAATTGCTCCGATGTTAAACTTATTAACTTTTCAAAGGAGCAAACATGAGCCAACTCATTGAGGGTTTTTTAGGCAAGGGTGTTGATGGCAAAAAAAGCAAAATGCCAGCAAAACTTGACTATATTCAAAGTGCTACAGGCTTAATCTTAGGGTTATTTATGTGGGCACATATGTTTTTCGTTTCTACCATTTTGGTTAGTGATGATTTTTTTGATTCAGTTGTTCATTTTTTAGAGCTAAAATTTATTATTGATAGCCCTATGATGAGCTATATTACTTCGTTTTTAGCTGCCTGTGTTTTAGTAATTTTCTTTGTACATGCAGGTCTTGCAATGAGAAAATTTCCTATCAACTTTAGACAATATCAGCTTTGTAGAACACATTTAAAATATATGAATCATGGTGATTCTTCTTTATGGTGGGTTCAAGCTTTCACTGGTTTTGTAATGTTTTTCTTAGGTTCAGCTCACTTAATTTTTGTGATCACTAATGCTGATAAAATCAGTGCTGATATGTCAGGTGAGAGAGTTGTTAGTCATTTTATGTGGTTATTTTACCTTGCTTTATTAATCTGTGTTGAATTGCATGGAAGTATCGGTCTTTATAGACTTTGTGTAAAATGGGGTTGGTTTGAAGGAAAAGACGCAAAAGAAAGTCGTAAAAAGCTTAAAAAAGCAAAATGGTTTATAAGTATTTTCTTCTTGGTTTTAGGATTATTAAGCTTAGCTGCTTTTGCAAAAATAGGTTTAAAAAATTATCAAAATAATTCTGTAGCGCAAATAGTAAAAACTTATGATGGAGCTAAATATGAACATACAATATAGTGATGCTTTAGTTATTGGTGGTGGTCTTGCTGGACTTAGAGCAGCAATTGAAGTTGCAAAAAGTGGTCAAAGTGTAACACTTTTGAGTATTTGTCCTGTTAAAAGATCTCACTCAGCTGCTGTACAAGGTGGTATGCAAGCAAGTTTAGGAAATAGTGTAAAAGGCGAAGGTGATAATGAAGATGTGCATTTTGCTGACACTGTTAAAGGATCTGATTGGGGTTGTGATCAAGAAGTAGCTAGAATGTTTGCTCAAACTGCTCCAAAAGCGGTTCGTGAGCTTGCTGCTTGGGGGGTTCCTTGGACTAGAGTTACAAAAGGACCTAGAACTGTTGTTATAAATGCTCAAAAAACTACTATTGAAGAAAAAGAAGAAGCGCATGGTCTTATAAATGCAAGAGATTTTGGTGGTACTAAAAAATGGAGAACTTGTTATATAGCTGATGCCACTGGACACTGTATGCTTTATGGTGTTGCAAATGAAGCGATTAAGCATCAAGTAAAAATCATCGATAGAATGGAAGCAGTAAGATTAATTCATGATGGTAAAAAATGTTTAGGAGCTATTGCTAGAGATTTAACTAATGGGGAATTAATCGCTTATGTTGCAAGAGGAACTATGATAGCAACAGGTGGTTATGGAAGAATCTACAAACAAACTACAAATGCTGTTATTTGTGAAGGAACTGGAGCGGCTATTGCTTTAGAAACTGGACTTTGCAGGTTATCAAATATGGAAGCGGTGCAATTTCACCCAACTCCTATAGTTCCTAGTGGAATTTTATTAACCGAAGGTTGTAGAGGTGATGGTGGTATCTTAAGAGATGTTGATGGATATCGTTTTATGCCTGATTATGAGCCAGAGAAAAAAGAACTTGCAAGTAGGGATGTTGTAAGTCGTAGAATGATGGAGCATATTAGAAAAGGAAAAGGTGTAAAAAGCGCTTATGGCGATCATTTATGGCTTGATATTTCAATTTTGGGTCGTGCTCATGTTGAGAAAAATTTAAGAGATGTTCAAGATATTTGTAAAACTTTCAATGGTATAGATCCAGCTGATGAAGGTCCTAAAGGTTGGGCTCCTGTTTTACCAATGCAGCATTATTCAATGGGTGGAATTAGAACTAAACCAACTGGTGAGAGCCAATGGCTAAATGGTCTTTTTGCATGTGGAGAAGCAGCTTGTTGGGATATGCATGGTTTTAATCGTTTAGGTGGAAATTCATGTTCAGAAACTGTTGTTGCAGGTATGATTGTTGGTGATTATTTTGCACAATATTGTAAAGAAAATGGTTCAGAAATTGATACTAATATCGTTAAATCTTTCCTTACTAAAGAATATGATTATTTAAAATCTCTTGTAAGTAAAGAAGGTAAACATGATGTGTTTGAAATTAAAAACAGAATGAAAGATATTATGTGGGAAAAAGTTGCTATCTTTAGAACAGGTAAAGGACTTGAAGAAGCTGTTAAAGAGCTTGAAGAGTTATATCATAAATCATTGGATTTAAAAGTACATGATAAAGAATTAAAATGTGCTAATCCAGAGCTTGAAGAAGCTTATAGAGTGCCAAGAATGCTTAAGATTGCTCTATGTGTTGCATATGGTGCTTTACTTAGAACAGAAAGTAGGGGAGCTCATTATAGAGAAGATTATCCAAAAAGAGATGACTTAAATTGGATGAAAAGAACTAATACTTACTGGGTAGAAGGTGAGAGTATGCCAAGAGTTGAGTATGAAGATCTTGATATTATGAAAATGGAAATTCCACCTGCATTTAGAGGATATGGTGCAAAAGGAAA encodes:
- a CDS encoding fumarate reductase cytochrome b subunit is translated as MSQLIEGFLGKGVDGKKSKMPAKLDYIQSATGLILGLFMWAHMFFVSTILVSDDFFDSVVHFLELKFIIDSPMMSYITSFLAACVLVIFFVHAGLAMRKFPINFRQYQLCRTHLKYMNHGDSSLWWVQAFTGFVMFFLGSAHLIFVITNADKISADMSGERVVSHFMWLFYLALLICVELHGSIGLYRLCVKWGWFEGKDAKESRKKLKKAKWFISIFFLVLGLLSLAAFAKIGLKNYQNNSVAQIVKTYDGAKYEHTI
- the lgt gene encoding prolipoprotein diacylglyceryl transferase, which gives rise to MEYWQNIYANFDVVAFELFGLKVHWYGIMYVLALLVALLIAKYFAKKDKMGISNSMLDSYFIWVEIGVILGARLGYILIYDANTLWYLANPWQIFNPFYNGEFVGIRGMSYHGAVVGFLIATYAFCKKNKQNMWKYLDLVAISVPLGYVFGRIGNFLNQELFGRATDVPWGIYVDGVLRHPSQLYEALLEGVVVFGVLFFVRKFKKYDGQLIVYYTMLYAVARFICEAFREPDFGLGYVFIGLSMGQILSIIMFLLGLFLSFYLKNIKKIF
- a CDS encoding fumarate reductase flavoprotein subunit; this encodes MNIQYSDALVIGGGLAGLRAAIEVAKSGQSVTLLSICPVKRSHSAAVQGGMQASLGNSVKGEGDNEDVHFADTVKGSDWGCDQEVARMFAQTAPKAVRELAAWGVPWTRVTKGPRTVVINAQKTTIEEKEEAHGLINARDFGGTKKWRTCYIADATGHCMLYGVANEAIKHQVKIIDRMEAVRLIHDGKKCLGAIARDLTNGELIAYVARGTMIATGGYGRIYKQTTNAVICEGTGAAIALETGLCRLSNMEAVQFHPTPIVPSGILLTEGCRGDGGILRDVDGYRFMPDYEPEKKELASRDVVSRRMMEHIRKGKGVKSAYGDHLWLDISILGRAHVEKNLRDVQDICKTFNGIDPADEGPKGWAPVLPMQHYSMGGIRTKPTGESQWLNGLFACGEAACWDMHGFNRLGGNSCSETVVAGMIVGDYFAQYCKENGSEIDTNIVKSFLTKEYDYLKSLVSKEGKHDVFEIKNRMKDIMWEKVAIFRTGKGLEEAVKELEELYHKSLDLKVHDKELKCANPELEEAYRVPRMLKIALCVAYGALLRTESRGAHYREDYPKRDDLNWMKRTNTYWVEGESMPRVEYEDLDIMKMEIPPAFRGYGAKGNIIENPLSEKRQAEVDAIREKMEAEGKGRYEIQHALMPYELQAKFKAPNQRIGVDYE